The Nicotiana tomentosiformis chromosome 9, ASM39032v3, whole genome shotgun sequence genome contains the following window.
ctgagcgcagatccttggtgtaaccccataacaaccggaaaatgctcagagtcgcctcccactgtcctaacccgagtcttagatccatcatacatgtccttaatcgctcTAATGTAAGCAACCGACACACCTTTAGCCACTAGGCACCTCCAAAGAACCTCCCTAGGAACCTTGTCAAATGCTTTCTCCAGCTCCACAAACACCATGTGTAAATCCTTCTTCCTATCCctgtactgttccaccaacctcctaataaggtggatagcttccgtagtagaacgacccggcatgaacctgAACTGGTTATCTGATATAGACACTATCCTCCTCACCCTCACTTCTactaccctctcccaaactttcatggtatgactcaataatttgatacccctatagttgttgcaaCTCTGGATgtcacctttgttcttgtacaacggaaCCACCGTACTTTACCTCCACTCGTCtggcatcctcttcgtcctgaaaataacattaaacaacccagtcaaccactccaagcctgctctaCCCACACACCTCCAAAATTCGACCGAAATCTCATCAGGCCCGGTAGCTCTACACCTGTTCATCTTACGCATATCCCCTACAACCTCCCTAACCTTGATGCGCCTACAGTACCCAAAATCGCGGAGGCTCTCGGAATGCCCCAACtcacctagcacaatatcctgATCCCCGTCTTCATTCAAAAGTTTTTGAAAGTAAGTCTATAATTTTCGCTTAATCTGGGCCTCTCCCATCAATACACTACCgtcctcgtctttgatgcacctcacttggtccaGATTCCGGGCCTTCCTCTCTCTCGCCTTGGCCAGTCGGAATAATTTCTTCTCCCCGCCTTTAACCCCTAGTTCCTCGTACAGACGACTAAAAGCTGCAGTCTTAGCCTCCTTGACCGCCAGTTTCgcctccttcctagctaccttatacctTTCCCTGTTCGCACTCCTCTCTACTTCGCATGTGCTCCCAAATAGCTTCAGGTATGCCGCCTTCTTCGCTTTCACTTTACCTTGAACCACTTCATTCCACTACCAGTCGCCTTTATGCCCACCAGCGTAACCATTCGAGACTCCCAAAACCTCTCTCGCTTCCTCCCGTATGTAATCCGCGGTCGTCGACCACATAATGCTCGCGTCTCCACTGCTCCTCCAGGCTCCCACAGCCTATAACCTCCCTTCCAACTCCTGAGCTTTATCCTTagtcaaggctccccacctgatcctCGATTGAACTCGTGcagtcttcctcttcctcttcatcATAATACCGACGTCCATCACtaagagcctatgctgcgtcgTAAGGGTCTCACCTGGGATAACCTTACAATCCTGACATAACCCTCTGTCGCACCTCCTTAGGAGaagatagtcaatctgagtcttcaCCACCGTACTCTGAAAAATCTAGAGTTAGCAATCACAAGCTCAGATGCCTTTGCGAAATCCAGCAGCGAAGTACCTCCTGCGTTCCTATCCCTAAAAACGAAGCCAccatgcacctcgccatagcCGCCTGCAGTCGACCCAATATGACCATTGAAATCTCCTCCTATAAATTACCTCTCAGCAGGCGGAATACTACGCATAATCTTATCTAACCCCTCCCAGAAGCACCTCTTGACCTCCTCATCCAAGCCCTCTTGCGGTGCATACGCACTCACGACATTTAACGTGCtctctccaaccaccaacttaatagaCATTAACCTATCATTCACCCGCCTAACCTCTACtacagactctctaagttccctatccaccagAATGCCTACACCATTCTTACCCTTCAGGACTCCAGAGTACCACAGCTTGTACTCATTTGCATTCCTCACCTTCGATCCTACCCACCGAGTCTCttggacacacgctatattgacctTCCTCTTCTTCAGGATCTTTGCCAgctctatagacttacccgtcaatgtacctatGTTCCaggacccaattctcaacctatagtcacccttatgccccttacctcccttgcctcccATCCCACCCCTGACCCCTGCCCCGCCCCCACGCCTCCCTGAGGACATAACCTTACTCTACTATCCCGAACTACAACCACTATACCTATAACAGACTAAGGAGAATCACTCACTCTCACTTGGCAAACGGACCAGACTAGGAGAAAACAAGTTGCACCTAATAGAATGCTTAACACTAATGCAAACTAAAAAGGCGACGATTTAACTAACACAAGGAAAGAAGATTAGGAAAGCGGAGGTACCAACTCCCAAGAATAGAACCTGGAGGTTGTATTGGTGCACACGACGTTGTTGTGGCATCTAGCTCATTCACGTCAAATTATTAACCGCCTCTTACTACTACTCGCCCTAGTAGCCCTCTTATATTTGCACGTCCATTCCTCGTTCATCTCCAATAGCCACCACGTAATACCTGAAAGACACAACAAACCCAAGACCAAAAAAAACAAAGGGTGCTGCCTCCGTTACCACCGGTGGAGCCCTAACAAACGCAAAGAAGAGGAAAACAAGAGTAAAGGAGGGGAAACAAGTAGGGGGATATTTGGTCTAACACACAAGTACAACGAAGAGGAAGAGAAGAAGGAAAGAAAGGGAGGGGGAGAGGGATATGGGCAAACGGGAGGGCAGTGAGATAGGGAGGGGGGAAGGGGATCTTTCCAAGAACTAGGATGAGAGAGGGTAACCAGACGACCGTCACCAGTGTCCCGCCGGCAGTGGGGGGAGAAGAACAAGACAGGGAGGAGAGGTAGGGGATTTGAAAGAGATGAGGGAAGAGAGATGGGGATGTGAGAGAAATGGGGGAAAAGAGATGGGGATGAGAGAGAGGGGACTTACCTTGGGGGGATTGGTCGCCGGCGTCTGTGCTGGTCGCCGGAAGTGAACTAGCAGTTAGGGATGGGAGAAATTttagggagagagagagagagagaaaataagGGCAATATGAATTGTTAAATTTCTCTAGTGCAGGTAAATGTCATTACAAAAAAGTGCATGCAATTTTAAATGCTAAACACcaatttggttaaagatcttgAAAACAATTTTTATCAAAGTAACATGAAGATGATGAAATTTGGCAATCAAAATTTGAAGGTGTTTTAACTCACTGATCGTAGAGGATGTGGCTTAAGCATCTAAACATTTTTTTCCcaataaataatcaaaaagtAATCCTTACataaaaaccaaacaccaataTCTCTTATGTAAAAACTCAAACCAAAAAAGCATAAATCTAGTAAAATAATACGCATTATTTCATTTGGAAATTAACTTGTAAAAGATCGATCGATGAAAGCCAACAGCAATAAaaccagtgaaatcccacaagtgaggtTTGTGGAGGATAGTTTGTATATactgtttccggtagaccctcggctcaagaacagAATCAATCGATGAAAGTTTCTTGAGTTAATCTTGTtcatcttcttttcctttttaacatTTACTGGAGAATCTTTCAAATTAATCATCTGAGAGGATGGTTGTTTACCCTAagaacggataacaattaaatttatacgcggttttaaggatacatgatataacttggcacaaattaagagaatatattaatattgaaattgacgctacaagaaataaatgcaaaccacacgaatcgAATAGTCTTGGTCCTCGAGTTCGATCACCCTTGAACCAAGAGATGTTTAAGATGATATATGAACATAGTAACAAGGTAATGAAAGGtagaaataatagtatattgcttttATATTGCGTAAATGTGATGTGTTTtacaaataatcagaccccctttatatagtaggggagtcctactcttgatacagtTCTAAATGAAGTAAGAAATCAGCCTATCCTTGATACGTGTCGAGATCTCCGCCGTGACCTGCGCCCGATCGCAGATATTTTGTCCTTCTGTTATTCGGCTTACCAAATTTCCCTTGATCTCGCCTGATCTTGTTTTTGTTCTGTCCCGGGGTCTGGAGCTTGGCGATATAACCTCGCACCTTGGTTCGATATGATTCGAGGTCGAACCTTAATCTATCACATTCCAATCTCGATCAATCACTCAAGGGGCGAGCCCGATTTtgaccctatacagatagtcccctcatttctcggagaaAAAATGATGAGAAATGATCTGAACTTCCGAAACCCATCTCAATGGGCCATGACGTAAGCGATGATCGGTCATTGAGACACACAATTGTGACGTAGGCGACAAACAGATCCCGAAAcatcccgtcggtccagttaccaaggcattaaatgcctgCCAGTTGCTGGTCGGCCACTATGGGTTCTAAACCGTCACCAGCAAGATATAGGTaccccaatttttcttcatttaaACTTTACGTTCAAAGCTCTTCCCATTCTTGTTTTTCCAAAAATCCCTTTGCTGCAACTCTTGTACCCAAATTTCTTGAACCTTCAGCAAACTGCATACCTTCCTTATTCCCTTTTCTTCTATTCTACAATGGAGAAAACTTCTAAGACTACCTCAAAAAGAGGTCATCTCTTCATCACGACCCGCCGGCGACAGGGCTGCTGTGGAACCTCACCTTGAGGAGTTTGTTTTGACAGGGTTCCCTACCGTTgccgatttcaaggttgaaaagaCTTCCTCGGTACCGGGTCGATGCGAGCCGGTCTCGAGATACATATGCACAATAACCGAAGATCTCCTCACTAAGGTTAAATAGGACTGCCACTGGACCAATAAACATGTGGTGGTACCTTCGCCCTAGGAATCGATCACAACCCATGTGGAGGGTTtcctaagtatttacacttaccccttcacttTGGTTCCTTTACACCCTATCATCATTGCCTTCTACAAGAGGTACGACGTGACTcttggccagatccatccttccttCTGGAGAATACTGATTCTCCCCCAATTCTTTGtcagcaaaatcgaggggtgtccctTCACCCTCTATCACGTTGTGTATCTCTACAGTCCTCGACTCTATCGGAGGGAGGGGGGACTGATCAAACTTGCTCGTCGGGCCAGTAAGGCcccgttctcgagtatagatgaggctcgggaccgaggctggatgtgctattttttttaataaggACCTCAGATCTGATCCCGGCCGAGGACATGCCATTTCCCGAAAAGTAAAACATAAAACGTAAGTACTATTTTTCCTTGAAGATTCAATCTTGTTGTTTTACCTCTTATATATTTTCTTATCGATGCTTTTGGTGTTGCAGCTGTTTCCTAGATGCCGGACGTAGTTCCTGAACTTAAGGAATGGGTCGAGGGCCTTGTGTCCTAGAGGCTATATTCTGAGCGTGCTTGGATGGAACTatcgaagggtcgatgggaggcccgtaatcatggtaAGGTTCCTTTCCTGATGCAATAATGTTTGATTTCCTCCTTTTGCAGTCTAATTCTTATCCATTTTCTCTTGTAGGTCTCCCCAAGTACGTTGCTATGAGGACTCTATCTGGTGATGAGGATGTGACTCTCGATTCCCCTACCCCGAGGCAGGGtgataagaagaaaagaaaggctccgagttccccgaacTTGGAAAAGAAAAAAGCGAAGAAGAGGTCATGCAAGCCCAAGGAAAATACCGGTGCTCTATCCTCAGAATCAATCTATCGGCTGAGGGATGAGtctgaagaagaataagaagaagaagaagaaaaatccaATATGGTAGCCCGTGTCGTGATACAAGGGATCTCCGAACCGGAGGAGGTCAGTGAAGGAGTTTTGGTCGAGGCACACAAACCAGAATGGGGTCAAGAGAGAGACCGGGGGGAGATAGACCGGGGGCGACGCTTCTCGACCAGAGGGAGATACCCCGAGAGACGAGCTTGGGGTGATCGACATTACTGGGTCCCCCAAATTTTAGATGCTATGATCTGCGAGGCCGATTTGTTAGAGAGCCATTCTTATGAGAGACCTTAGGGGGCGACCGATATCCATCACGTCTTGGATGGATTAAAGTCCACTGCTTTAGAATATGTCACCAAGTTTGGTGACTTGTTGGTGCCAAGGAAGGTGCCGTCATCGGGTGCCACTGGGTCTTCTTCGAGCCCAAAACTGGTGGACCGGTTCCCAACCCCAAGTGTTAATCTTGACCGCAAGCGGTCGTTAAATTTCTCAGCCCAAGAGGATGCTCGGGTTTTCTCATCCCCCGTGGGGGTTGCTAGCTACCTCAGCttcttggtgaccgaagaagaccaGGTTGTGATGGACGCGGTAAAAGCACCCTGCTTATTCAATGTCGGGTAACTTCGAGAGTTATTTCATTTACTTGTTTTAAATTTGAAGTTGTAAATAATCCTAACACCTTTCTTCATGCTTGCAGGCCTCGGTATTGCACCATGAAGATTTCCTCCGAATATGAGAGGAGTTAACCCAGCATGAAGTTGAGGTTCGGGAGCTCACCTAGAAGAGAGATACTTACAAGCTTCTAAGTGAGAAGCTCCAGGTCGAGCTAGAAGAGACTCAAAAGGAGCATGCTGGTTTTGTCGAACAGGAAATACGAATATTCGATCTTAGTGATGACGATTCAAACTTTTTGGCTAATCACTCGAAACTACAGGCTCAAAAGAGAATTAACCAAATCGGGCAACTTCAGGTAGAGGCGCACGCGGTGAAGGCCGAGGCCGAATAATGTAAGAAAAATTTGGATCATCTGGCCTCGGAAAAGGAAATTGACCGGGCACAATTGGCTTCTGCTAAGGTTCAGCTTCGGGCTGTAAAGGAGGAAAACTCGGTGCAGTCCAAGAGGATCGGGGAGCTCCAATCTGATCCTAACTCGGCTATTTCTGGCCAAGAGAGACTGGCTAAGGAGCTCGAGGCGGCCAAATCGGAAGTGGACGTGGCCAATACAAAGGCCAATGCCAGGGTGGCCTAATTCAAGGTTGACGCCTAAGCCATTCAGGCACATGCCAATAGCATGGTGGATAATGCAAAATGGGAAGCTCGAAGGGAAGCCCTCGAGGGAGTCCGTGCACAGGGCTTTGATATATCAGCAGAAATTGAGAATGCCAAGCATGAAGAAGCTAGGGCTCGGAAGTTGTCTTTCCTCGGGAAGGCTCCGAGAGCTTGTCTAATCCGAAGGTGGGGAAGACCCCGAGGATGAAGACGCTGCCTCCGATGAGGATTAGGCCACATAGGTTTTTAGACATTTTTACTTTTTGTTTTTTGTATCTTTTTATGCCGTTTTGGCCATTATACATTCCTTGTAAAACTTTTGacatatatataaggcttttcccTTTCATAGCTTTCAAAtttcttctttgatttatttGTATTCGTAAATGTCgagatgccttagcatgaaataataaGGTTGTGTTCGAAAGTTCGAACAAACTTTACTTTATTTCCTTTCTGGGTTAAGGCATTATAGGGGTTTGATGTTATCGAAAATCATTCCCCGAAAATATCTTAAGTTTATAGCTTTGCCGAGGGCAGCCTTCAGAATCAGTTGTGAaagtttttgtttttggaagaccTAGTTGTTATTACGGGGTTCAAACATGCCGTGTTAATTTgtccgtagccttttagttcagGAGCTACCCATTGGGCTTGTTTTTCCCAAGTTATCCGGTCTTACCCAAgatatcagtccccgagtggggtggccgttgCCTTTAGAAACTGGGGATTTGCCTAATCAGTCTTTTACCCTTGAGGCCCGGTGACTTGGGTTGTTTGAgttttttggacggcagtccaCGAGTGAGGGAGTGGTCGTTCGTATTCTGATTATGTATTTCCCTTGGGCTCATTATCTTCGGAAGTACAAAACTCTTTAAGGGATGTAAAGAGGAACATTTTTATAACATAAGATGATtgcaaggaaagtacttctctttattcttgagCAAAACAGTCATACATGCGTACAAGTTTTATGCTAGGGTTAGAGTGATCTATGTGGGCACAATTCGTTTTGACCGTTtagcccttacaataaatcccaTCTATCGATACCTTTCCTTTACAAAGTAGATTCCTTACTAAAGTTGATATTCGAAGGTAAAGCATATTCGAGGGTaatccccccagtattcgaggttgattgcgaAGGAACCTCAAATATTGTTGAATTGATCTTCGGTGCCGATTCGTAATCGGGCTTGATTCTAGGTTAGCACGatccattgttgcctcgttaaaaatcttttCGAAAaaaccatttgggacaaaaccggtctaaggaaaaaagagtgcaacacgtgctttcagacctaaagacttcGTGTCGCTTCTCGTTGATCACCTGCAAATGTTAGTCTgagattaaaaaaaatgaaatagggtcataccttagcagtaataccaTTTTAGGTGAGATATATtacaattgctcggtagttgttctcCATTCATCGTTCCGAGCATGTAGGACCCTTTCCCGGTGACCTCGAGAATCTGGTGCGGTTCTTCCCAATTCGGACCAAATTTTCCTTCGTTCAGATTCCAGGTGtttagggtgactttccttagcactaagtccccgacattaaaatatcgaagattggctctttgattgtagtacctctcgatccgttatttttgggCAGCCAATCGAACAAGAGCGGCTTTGCGCCTTTCGTCCAACAACTCCAAGatcgtattcatggcctcatcATTTGACTCCTTTGGTTGCATATCGGTATCTGATACTTGGCTCCCCGACTTCGACCAAAATCAgggcttcagtgccataaacccATGAGAACACAATAGCCCCGGTACTGGTCTTCACATTCATGCGATATGCCCAAATGACTTCGGGTAGTatctccttccattttcctttagcgtcagTTAGCCTTTTCTTAAGATTTTTAATGAtgattttgttggtcgattcggcttgcccgtttccgctaggatgataaggtgttgataagaTTTTTTTGATCTTATGaccttcgagaaattttgttactttgctgccgatgaactattTCCCGTTGTCGCACACAATTTCTGATGGCATCCCGAAccaacatatgatgtggtcccaaatgaagtcgatgaatTTCTTCTCCCTAACCTTCTCGTAGGcctatgcttcaacccacttaaaaaatagtcagttataaataagataaattgagctttacttggtgcccatggaagagggctaacaatgtccattccccacttcatgaatggccatggagacaAGACTGAATGGATTAGttccccgggttggtgaatcattggtgcatgtctttggcatttgtcacattttcgaacaaactctttcgccatgtcgatccagtaatagccgtcTCTGATTACCTTCTGAATCAATGATTCGGCGCTGAAATGGTTTCCGtaagtgccttcgtgaatttccctcagaacatactcggtaTCTCTCAGTCACATACATATTGCTAGCGGGCCATCAAACATTCTTATGAATAAGTTTACGCcttcggacaaggtgaatcgGGCTGGCTTTGtgcgcagggccctcgattcctttggatttgAGGGGAGTTTCCCGGTCTTCAAATACTCTATGTATTCATTTTTCCAATCCCATGTtaagcttgtggagtttatctcggtgcGGCCTTCTTCAACTACCGACCTCATGAGTTGCACAACGGCCCCTGAGTTGAGCTCGTtatcctcgaccgacgaccctaaGCTCGCGAGTGCATCAGCttcactattttgatctcgaggAACGTGCTTGAAAGtacattccttaaatcgatgtaaaTTTgcttgtaacttatctaggtataTTTGCATTCATTCTTCTCTAACTTTGAACGTTCCGTTAACCTGATTCACCACAAGGAAGGAGTctcacttggcttcgatcacctccgccccCAAGCCTTTGGATagttcgagtcctgcaatcatggcctcatatttggcctcgttgttagccaatttcacagttctaatagattgtctaaccacaTTACATGGTGGCGGTTTTAGTACGATACCGAGTTCGGACCCCTTTGCATTCGATGCACCGTCAATAAAGAGGGTTTAGATTCCCGATGATGTATTCGAGTTTACCAACAACTCTCTTTTGACCTCGAGCATTAGGGCCGGCGTGAAGTCAGCCATGAAGTCTGCccaaatttgagacttaatggttgTTCGGGGTCAATATTCAATCTCGTACCCGCTAATTCCTACGTCCCATTTGGCCATCCGTCCTGAAAgatcgggtttatgcattatatttcgcaatggataagttgttacaacacatatggggtgacattgaaagtatgattTTAGTTTTCTAGAGGGGCttatcaaagcgagcgccaatgtttctaggtgaggatatctattttcggcctcacccaaggtccgactaacataataaattggaagTTACGTTTCttgttcttcccgaactaggactccacttacctctatctctgatactgccaaatataagtaTAGTTGTTCATCTGTCCTCAGCGtatgaagcagcggtgggctcgataagtatcGTTTAAACTCTTCCaaggcctgttggcattccggattCCATGTGaggttatttttcttcttcagcaaCGAAAAAAATCGATGACTCTTATCGCACTACCTCGTGATGAATcaccccagggcggctatgcgcccggttagcctctTCACGACTTTCACATTGTCTACtaccgtgatgtcctcgatagctttgatcttgtcggggttgatatCAATTCCtcagttggataccatgaatccaagAAATTTGACTGCCCCGACCCCGAGCGTGCATTTTTTcggattcagcttcatgttgtatttcctcaatatattgaaggtttcctgcaaattcttcaaatggtcctctgctcgcagttACTtaatcaacatatcatcaatgtaaacttccatagatttaCCTATTTGtacttcgaacatccggtttactaggcgttggtaagtggcaccagtattttttaatccaaacggcattacgttATAGTAGTAGGTACCATATATTGTGATGAACAAGGTCTTTTCCTAatcatccgggttcatttgtatttggttgtaccccaaACAGGAATCGAGAGAACAGAGGATCTCGTgtccggccgtggcatcgatcatacgatcgatattaggcaaaggaaaagaatccttggggcatgatttatttaaatccttgtaatctacacacattatTAGTTTGTTCCTTTTCTTaaggactactactacgttagctagccattcggggtattttatttcccagatggaccctattttaagaagcttagttacctcgtctttgatgaaggcatgcttgatctcggactaGGGTCTTCTTTTTTCCTTCACCAGATGGAATTTCGGGTTCAAGCTTAGTTTATGGGTggtgatttccggtgggatccctgtcatgtcgagatgagaccaagcaaaacaatccatgttagctataagaaattgaataagttttttcctgagctcgagagttaaccccatgcccaggtataccttttggtcgggcagatgttcgattaatatgacttgatccagctcttcgaccattgatttggcagcgtcggagtcatcggggtctatgaaggatcgagggccCCATAATCATCTTCTTCGTCAGTCCCatgcttctctagttgggtcgaggccggcGTCTGTCATTGCTATTTGGCTTCCTATTTTGCCTTCGAATTTGATGCCTTCGATATTGGAATCACTTTGTCAACGGAAAAATTTCTTTTGCAGTGGGTTTCTCcccgtagattgttttgattccctACTGTGTCGGGAATTGTAAAACCTGGACCATAATCTCCTgaacagggcgttatacctcatatcccCTTTGATCACATGGAACTTGGTCTCCTGGATGGTCCCAACTGCATTTACTGGCAAAGTTATTTCACGAGCACAATTTGGTCCTGTAGTCTGAGCTGTtttacgacccttgatcgaatgatgttggc
Protein-coding sequences here:
- the LOC138898393 gene encoding uncharacterized protein; amino-acid sequence: MGGKGGKGHKGDYRLRIGSWNIGTLTGKSIELAKILKKRKVNIACVQETRWVGSKVRNANEYKLWYSGVLKGKNGVGILVDRELRESVVEVRRVNDRLMSIKLVVGESTLNVVSAYAPQEGLDEEVKRCFWEGLDKIMRSIPPAERTKRMPDEWR